A genome region from Carya illinoinensis cultivar Pawnee chromosome 2, C.illinoinensisPawnee_v1, whole genome shotgun sequence includes the following:
- the LOC122301289 gene encoding ATPase GET3B isoform X3, translating to MVSGTERKYYMLGGKGGVGKTSCAASLAVKFANSGHPTLVVSTDPAHSLSDSFAQDLAGGTLVPVEGPDAPLFALEINPENAREEFRSAAQRNGGTGVKDFMDSMGLGMLAEQLGELKLGELLDTPPPGLDEAIAISKVMQFLESQEYGMFTRIVFDTAPTGHTLRLLSLPDFLDASIGKILKLKQKIASATSAIKSVFGQEETRQDAADKLEHLRERMIKVRELFRDTDSTEFVIVTIPTVMAVSESSRLHASLKKENVPVKRLIVNQILPPSASDCKFCAMKRKDQMRALDIIQGDPELSHLTLIQAPLVDVEIRGVPALRFLGDIIWK from the exons ATGGTTTCTGGGACTGAGAGAAAGTATTACATGCTAGGTGGCAAGGGAGGTGTAGGGAAGACAAGTTGTGCTGCCTCACTTGCAGTAAAATTTGCTAACAGTGGGCACCCCACTCTTGTGGTTTCCACCGATCCTGCACATTCCTTGAGTGATTCCTTTGCACAg GACTTGGCTGGTGGAACATTGGTACCAGTTGAAGGTCCTGATGCCCCATTGTTTGCTCTTGAG ATAAACCCGGAAAATGCTAGGGAAGAGTTCCGCAGTGCAGCTCAGAGAAATGGTGGAACTGGGGTAAAAGATTTCATGGATAGTATGGGCCTTGGAATGCTTGCAGAACAG TTAGGAGAGTTAAAACTAGGAGAGCTACTAGACACACCACCTCCTGGTTTGGATGAAGCTATTGCAATATCCAAG GTGATGCAATTTCTGGAATCACAAGAATATGGCATGTTTACTCGTATAGTATTTGATACTGCACCCACG GGTCACACTTTGCGACTTTTGTCCTTGCCAGACTTCCTGGATGCATCTATAGGCAAGATATTGAAG CTTAAACAGAAAATAGCATCGGCCACCTCAGCCATCAAATCTGTTTTTGGGCAAGAAGAAACCCGGCAGGATGCA GCTGACAAATTAGAGCATCTGCGGGAGAGGATGATAAAAGTGCGGGAGCTTTTTCGTGACACAGATTCAACTGAGTTTGTCATCGTAACAATCCCCACG gTGATGGCGGTTAGTGAGTCATCTAGGTTGCATGCCTCTTTGAAGAAGGAGAATGTTCCTGTAAAGAGGCTTATTGTTAATCAGATTCTTCCTCCGTCTGCCTCAGACTGCAAATTCTGTGCTATGAAAAGAAAG GATCAGATGCGTGCTCTTGATATAATTCAAGGTGATCCAGAACTCTCCCACTTGACTTTGATCCAGGCACCTCTGGTTGATGTGGAGATTAGAGGTGTTCCAGCTCTCAGATTTTTGGGAGATATTATTTGGAAGTGA
- the LOC122301291 gene encoding adenosine kinase 2-like: MAHEGILLGMGNPLLDISAVVDESFLERYDIKLNNAILAEDKHLPMYEEMASKYNVEYIAGGATQNSIRVAQWMLQIPGATSYIGSIGKDKFGEHMKSNSKQAGVNVNYYEDESAPTGTCAVCVVGGERSLIANLSAANCYKSDHLKQPEIWSLVEKAKYIYIAGFFLTVSPESIQLVGKHAAATNKVFLMNLSAPFICEFFKDVQLQALLYVDYVFGNETEARTFSKVHGWETDNVEEIAIKISQLQKASGTHKRITVITQGADPVVVAEDGKVKLFPVIRLPKEKLVDTNGAGDAFVGGFLSQLVLEKPIEECVRAGCYAANVIIQRSGCTFPEKPDFS, from the exons GTATGACATCAAGTTGAACAATGCTATTCTTGCTGAGGACAAGCACTTGCCCAT GTACGAAGAAATGGCTTCCAAGTATAATGTGGAGTATATTGCCGGGG GTGCTACACAAAATTCAATCAGAGTTGCCCAG TGGATGCTTCAAATTCCTGGTGCAACCAGTTACATCGGTTCCATTGGAAAGGACAAGTTCGGAGAGCATATGAAAAGTAACTCAAAACAAGCTGGTGTTAAT GTAAATTATTATGAGGATGAATCAGCACCAACAGGAACATGTGCTGTTTGTGTAGTTGGTGGTGAGAG GTCACTCATTGCTAACTTGTCAGCCGCAAATTGTTACAAATCTGACCACTTGAAGCAACCAGAAATTTGGTCACTTG TGGAGAAAGCAAAATACATCTATATTGCTGGCTTTTTCCTTACCGTGTCCCCCGAGTCCATTCAACTAGTTGGCAAACATGCAGCTGCCACCAACAAG GTCTTCCTGATGAACCTTTCAGCCCCATTCATCTGTGAGTTTTTCAAGGATGTGCAACTGCAAGCTTTGCT TTATGTAGATTATGTTTTTGGAAACGAGACAGAAGCAAGAACCTTCTCAAAGGTTCATGGCTGGGAG ACTGATAATGTTGAGGAGATTGCTATAAAGATTTCCCAGTTACAAAAGGCATCAGGAACGCACAAGAGGATTACTGTTATCACTCAAGGTGCTGATCCTGTTGTAGTTGCTGAGGATGGGAAGGTGAAATTATTTCCTGTGATCAGGCTACCCAAGGAGAAGCTGGTCGATACCAATGGAGCAG GGGATGCATTTGTTGGGGGATTTTTGTCGCAGCTGGTACTGGAGAAGCCAATTGAAGAATGTGTTAGAGCTGGTTGCTATGCAGCAAATGTTATAATCCAAAGGTCAGGCTGCACTTTTCCGGAAAAGCCTGATTTCAGCTAA
- the LOC122301289 gene encoding ATPase GET3B isoform X2 — protein MTSRCVASALSPPLHRFTARISIASLGWLSCSPKTRPEPLSITRSFSVVALSASSKPLAKSLKEGVAVFDDMVSGTERKYYMLGGKGGVGKTSCAASLAVKFANSGHPTLVVSTDPAHSLSDSFAQDLAGGTLVPVEGPDAPLFALEINPENAREEFRSAAQRNGGTGVKDFMDSMGLGMLAEQLGELKLGELLDTPPPGLDEAIAISKVMQFLESQEYGMFTRIVFDTAPTGHTLRLLSLPDFLDASIGKILKLKQKIASATSAIKSVFGQEETRQDAADKLEHLRERMIKVRELFRDTDSTEFVIVTIPTVMAVSESSRLHASLKKENVPVKRLIVNQILPPSASDCKFCAMKRKDQMRALDIIQGDPELSHLTLIQAPLVDVEIRGVPALRFLGDIIWK, from the exons ATGACGAGTCGTTGTGTTGCCTCCGCTTTGTCACCTCCTCTTCACAGATTCACCGCCAGAATTTCCATTGCATCGCTGGGTTGGCTCTCTTGCTCACCCAAGACCCGCCCCGAGCCACTCTCCATTACCAGAAGTTTCAGCGTCGTCGCACTTTCCGCCTCAAGTAAACCTCTGGCAAAATCACTAAAGG AAGGTGTTGCTGTCTTTGATGACATGGTTTCTGGGACTGAGAGAAAGTATTACATGCTAGGTGGCAAGGGAGGTGTAGGGAAGACAAGTTGTGCTGCCTCACTTGCAGTAAAATTTGCTAACAGTGGGCACCCCACTCTTGTGGTTTCCACCGATCCTGCACATTCCTTGAGTGATTCCTTTGCACAg GACTTGGCTGGTGGAACATTGGTACCAGTTGAAGGTCCTGATGCCCCATTGTTTGCTCTTGAG ATAAACCCGGAAAATGCTAGGGAAGAGTTCCGCAGTGCAGCTCAGAGAAATGGTGGAACTGGGGTAAAAGATTTCATGGATAGTATGGGCCTTGGAATGCTTGCAGAACAG TTAGGAGAGTTAAAACTAGGAGAGCTACTAGACACACCACCTCCTGGTTTGGATGAAGCTATTGCAATATCCAAG GTGATGCAATTTCTGGAATCACAAGAATATGGCATGTTTACTCGTATAGTATTTGATACTGCACCCACG GGTCACACTTTGCGACTTTTGTCCTTGCCAGACTTCCTGGATGCATCTATAGGCAAGATATTGAAG CTTAAACAGAAAATAGCATCGGCCACCTCAGCCATCAAATCTGTTTTTGGGCAAGAAGAAACCCGGCAGGATGCA GCTGACAAATTAGAGCATCTGCGGGAGAGGATGATAAAAGTGCGGGAGCTTTTTCGTGACACAGATTCAACTGAGTTTGTCATCGTAACAATCCCCACG gTGATGGCGGTTAGTGAGTCATCTAGGTTGCATGCCTCTTTGAAGAAGGAGAATGTTCCTGTAAAGAGGCTTATTGTTAATCAGATTCTTCCTCCGTCTGCCTCAGACTGCAAATTCTGTGCTATGAAAAGAAAG GATCAGATGCGTGCTCTTGATATAATTCAAGGTGATCCAGAACTCTCCCACTTGACTTTGATCCAGGCACCTCTGGTTGATGTGGAGATTAGAGGTGTTCCAGCTCTCAGATTTTTGGGAGATATTATTTGGAAGTGA
- the LOC122301289 gene encoding ATPase GET3B isoform X1 produces MTSRCVASALSPPLHRFTARISIASLGWLSCSPKTRPEPLSITRSFSVVALSASSKPLAKSLKVRSVATPAEGVAVFDDMVSGTERKYYMLGGKGGVGKTSCAASLAVKFANSGHPTLVVSTDPAHSLSDSFAQDLAGGTLVPVEGPDAPLFALEINPENAREEFRSAAQRNGGTGVKDFMDSMGLGMLAEQLGELKLGELLDTPPPGLDEAIAISKVMQFLESQEYGMFTRIVFDTAPTGHTLRLLSLPDFLDASIGKILKLKQKIASATSAIKSVFGQEETRQDAADKLEHLRERMIKVRELFRDTDSTEFVIVTIPTVMAVSESSRLHASLKKENVPVKRLIVNQILPPSASDCKFCAMKRKDQMRALDIIQGDPELSHLTLIQAPLVDVEIRGVPALRFLGDIIWK; encoded by the exons ATGACGAGTCGTTGTGTTGCCTCCGCTTTGTCACCTCCTCTTCACAGATTCACCGCCAGAATTTCCATTGCATCGCTGGGTTGGCTCTCTTGCTCACCCAAGACCCGCCCCGAGCCACTCTCCATTACCAGAAGTTTCAGCGTCGTCGCACTTTCCGCCTCAAGTAAACCTCTGGCAAAATCACTAAAGG TGAGATCGGTGGCTACTCCTGCAGAAGGTGTTGCTGTCTTTGATGACATGGTTTCTGGGACTGAGAGAAAGTATTACATGCTAGGTGGCAAGGGAGGTGTAGGGAAGACAAGTTGTGCTGCCTCACTTGCAGTAAAATTTGCTAACAGTGGGCACCCCACTCTTGTGGTTTCCACCGATCCTGCACATTCCTTGAGTGATTCCTTTGCACAg GACTTGGCTGGTGGAACATTGGTACCAGTTGAAGGTCCTGATGCCCCATTGTTTGCTCTTGAG ATAAACCCGGAAAATGCTAGGGAAGAGTTCCGCAGTGCAGCTCAGAGAAATGGTGGAACTGGGGTAAAAGATTTCATGGATAGTATGGGCCTTGGAATGCTTGCAGAACAG TTAGGAGAGTTAAAACTAGGAGAGCTACTAGACACACCACCTCCTGGTTTGGATGAAGCTATTGCAATATCCAAG GTGATGCAATTTCTGGAATCACAAGAATATGGCATGTTTACTCGTATAGTATTTGATACTGCACCCACG GGTCACACTTTGCGACTTTTGTCCTTGCCAGACTTCCTGGATGCATCTATAGGCAAGATATTGAAG CTTAAACAGAAAATAGCATCGGCCACCTCAGCCATCAAATCTGTTTTTGGGCAAGAAGAAACCCGGCAGGATGCA GCTGACAAATTAGAGCATCTGCGGGAGAGGATGATAAAAGTGCGGGAGCTTTTTCGTGACACAGATTCAACTGAGTTTGTCATCGTAACAATCCCCACG gTGATGGCGGTTAGTGAGTCATCTAGGTTGCATGCCTCTTTGAAGAAGGAGAATGTTCCTGTAAAGAGGCTTATTGTTAATCAGATTCTTCCTCCGTCTGCCTCAGACTGCAAATTCTGTGCTATGAAAAGAAAG GATCAGATGCGTGCTCTTGATATAATTCAAGGTGATCCAGAACTCTCCCACTTGACTTTGATCCAGGCACCTCTGGTTGATGTGGAGATTAGAGGTGTTCCAGCTCTCAGATTTTTGGGAGATATTATTTGGAAGTGA